The Thermoplasmata archaeon sequence TACACCCCTTGGCCTCCTCATGGGAGGCCGGGTTGGCCTGTTGGCCTGTTGGTCGGCCCACGCGAATGGGCCGTCGCTCCTCCGAGATGCAACACCATCGTCGCACCCCGGGCCCGTCCGTGTTCTGCGCAGAGCGCGTCACGCCGGACAGACCACTCGGACGGTGGTCTTCCACCGGAGGTCTCGGTGATCGATCCTTTGGCTGGTCGTGTCTATGGAAGTATCGGTGGGAGGTCGGCGAAAGTGAAAATCCGAATGAAGCGGCCGTCGATCGGACCTCGGAGACGGGCGCAGCGGTCGCTGGACGGATGGAGCTGTCGCCGAATGAGTATCGGAAACGGTTCCCGGGCGACTCCGTCCTCACAACCTTTATAGTCCTGTCGCAGGTTCGTGCGGCTCCGTGGCCCGCCTCGTGAAGATTTCTCAGCAGGAGCTCGACTCCGTCCGGAAGCTCTACGAGAGCGTCATGTCGTATGCGTGTCACGGCCTCTTCTTTCGCGAGGGGATGGTCCTCGCCGAGGAGATCACCAAATCGTTGTCGCTCGGGGAGGATCCGCTCGAGGTAGGCAAGCGGACGATCATCGAGCGCGGATGGGCGGAAGATGTGCTCTTCACGGAGGCCGGAGCGCGGGTCCGGGGCTCCATCGAATCGGCGACGGGGGCCGAGATGGAGACGTGCCATCGCCTCCGTGGGATCCTCTCGAAATTGCTGGAAGCGAAGACGAAGCATCGCGTACGGCTCGCGGAAGTCGAGTGCATGAGCCTGGGCGCGCGGGAGTGCGTGTTCGAGCGGGAGGGGGGCGCGTGACGGCCCTGGTCGACATGGTCCGCGCGTTCAAGGACGTGACGAAGGCCGAAGCGGTCGCCGTCATCACCCGAGATGGGGGCGTGGTCGCCGCGGCCCTCCCTCCATCCGTCTCGCAAGAGACCTTTTCGATCATGTGCGCCGCCATCCTCGGAGCCGGCATGACGGCGGCGACGGAGCTTGGCCACAGCGCGCCGGGCCGCGTCCTGCTCGAGTCGGACGATGCGACGTTGCTGATCCAAGAGGTCGGTCGACGCGGGATGCTCGTCGTCGTCCTGCCGCCGGAGCGCGCGGTCTCCGACCTGGAGACGGCCGTCGCCCGCTTCGTGCAGGCGGCATCGAAAGATCTGGATTGAGACCCGAGAAGCCTTTAATGAGTGTCCCCGCCTTGGCGGCGCGGGCCCGTGGTCTAGTGGCTATGATGCGACTCTTACAAAGTCGAGGTCGTCGGTTCGATTCCGACCGGGCCCACCGACCCCCCACTGGCGCATCGTGACCATGGCGGCCCGACCGGGGTTCGGTTCGCGGTCGCGTCGCTCAGGGAAGGCCGCTCCGTCGTTTCCGGTCCACCCTCACTGCCGGTAGTCCTCCGGGCGGAAACCGAGATCGACGCGGATGTCGGCGAGGCGGCCGAGGTTCGTGCCATCGAGGAGATGGACCGTCGCCTCGTCGACGCGCAGGAGGTCTTGGTCGAAGAGCGGCCCGATGAACCGCGCACGGACGTCGTTCACGGGCATCCCACCGCACAGCTCGTTGAAGGACGGCACGACGATCGCCTCGCGGGGCAGCCTCGGATACCGCCGGTGCTTCCGCAGGAACGGTACGCGCAACCAGCACGGGACGATCTGGCGGGAGCCCATCGCGTCCCGGAAAGCCGCGGCCGGGTGGTTGTGGCCCATGAGCAGCACCTTCGCCTCCATGACCTTCTTGTAGGGCCATGCGTGGCCGTGACAGAATCCGACGTCCGCGACGCGGAACCCGTACGCGGGCTTGAAGCGCACGTTCCTCGGGACGATGTTCTTCAGCATCCCATCGTGGTTCCCTTGGGCGACCGTGATTTCGCG is a genomic window containing:
- a CDS encoding V4R domain-containing protein, encoding MARLVKISQQELDSVRKLYESVMSYACHGLFFREGMVLAEEITKSLSLGEDPLEVGKRTIIERGWAEDVLFTEAGARVRGSIESATGAEMETCHRLRGILSKLLEAKTKHRVRLAEVECMSLGARECVFEREGGA
- a CDS encoding roadblock/LC7 domain-containing protein yields the protein MTALVDMVRAFKDVTKAEAVAVITRDGGVVAAALPPSVSQETFSIMCAAILGAGMTAATELGHSAPGRVLLESDDATLLIQEVGRRGMLVVVLPPERAVSDLETAVARFVQAASKDLD
- a CDS encoding metallophosphoesterase: MDVEPVPDVPALMADDILVVADLHIGLEEELREKGVRIPSRAEAMGRRILEVADRRGASRLAILGDVKHLVPKMASRERRDVYVFFRDLASGFREITVAQGNHDGMLKNIVPRNVRFKPAYGFRVADVGFCHGHAWPYKKVMEAKVLLMGHNHPAAAFRDAMGSRQIVPCWLRVPFLRKHRRYPRLPREAIVVPSFNELCGGMPVNDVRARFIGPLFDQDLLRVDEATVHLLDGTNLGRLADIRVDLGFRPEDYRQ